From the Actinomadura luzonensis genome, the window ACCGAAAAACGACTGGCATTCTTTACAGCATGGTGAGCGTCGCGGAGATTACCCCTGTGGACCACTCCGCTCCTGGCCGGGCAGCGCGCCTGCTGTCCTTCGTGCACCGGCATCGGGTGTTCGCCGCGGCCTTCGGCGTGGGCGCCGTGCTGCGGCTCGTCACCATGCTCGGCTACGGCCCGGCCATGTGGTTCAACGACTCCTACGAGTACGTCTCGGTGGCGCTGCACCCGCGCCCGCACCCGATCAGGCCCGACGGCTACAGCTTCTGGCTGATGCTGCTCAAGCCGTTCCACAGCTTCGCGCTGGTGACCTTCACCCAGCACCTGATGGGCCTGGCCACGGCCTGCCTGATCTACGCGCTGCTGCGGATCAAGTTCCGGCTGCCGAAGTGGGGCGCGACGCTGGCCGCGGCGCCGGTGCTGTTCGACGCCTACCAGATCCAGCTCGAACAGCTCGTGATGTCCGACACGCAGTTCACGCTGCTCGTGGTCGGCGTGATCACGCTGGTGCTGTGGAAGCGGCGCCTGACGTGGAAGGCCGGCGCGGTGGTCGGGTTCCTGCTGGCGCTGACCTGGCTGACGCGCTCGATCGGGCTGCCGATCCTGGCGCTGGTGGTGCTCTACCTGCTGGTCAAGCGCACGGGCTGGAAGCCGATCGCGGCGCTGATCACCGCGTGCGCGATCCCGGTGGGCGCGTACATGGGGTGGTTCGCCTCGGCGTACGGCAAGTTCGCGATGACCAACAGCGACGGACTCATCCTGTACATGCGCACGGCGATCTTCGCCGACTGCGAGAAGATGCGCTTCGACAAGTACAAGGAGGTCCAGCTCCTCCTGCTGTGCGTCACCGACCCGGTCAACCAGCGCAAGGACTACGCGCAGTGGTACCTGTGGGGCCAGGGCAACGGCGACGGCACGGGCACCGGCGAGGTGCTGCACCGCTGGGGCGTCAACAAGAAGTGGAGCGAGATCACCAACGACGCGGCCAGCGCGTTCGCGACCCGGGCGATCCTGTCGCAGCCGGGCGACTACCTCCAGGTGGTGGCGCGCGACTTCTTCCGCTCGTTCAACTGGTCGCGCCCGCGCTTCCCCGACGAGAACACCTACAACATGTACGAGTTCAAGCCGTACGTGGAGCTCGACGAGAACGGCCAGCCGAAGCGGCTGCCGAAGTGGTCGTCGTACGCGGGCGGCCGCACCGACACCGACGCCTTCAGCTACGAGCAGGGCCCGCCGGAGACCAGGATCGTACAGCCCTGGGCGGACGTCATGGCGGGCTACCAGAAGGTCTTCTACCTGCGCGGCATCATGCTCGGCGGCATCCTGCTGATCGGCCTGTACGGCGTCGTGGTGCGCTGGCGCACGTTCGGCGGCCCGGTGGTGCTGCCGTGGCTGGGCGCGGTGGGGCTGCTGCTGGCCCCGGCGGCGACGGCGGAGTTCGACTACCGGTACGTGCTCCCGGCCGTCCCGCTGGCCTGCGTGGCCGCCGCGATCACGCTGCGCAGGGGCGTCACCTGGGGGCGACGGTCACCCAGGAACGCATCAGCATCCGAGCCCACCACTCTGCGTGTGTGATCGTCTCGGCGGTCAGCACCGGGTAGAGCCACCAGAAGTCGACCAGCACCACCAGCGCGAACGCCCCGGTGACGGCGGCCCCCACGGCCCGCCGCCCGCCGGGGGCGCCTCCCGGGCCGAGCAGGAGCCCGGCGGCCAGCACGACCGCCAGCACCATGAACGGCACCACGGGCAGCAGGTAGAACAGGTACATCGTGCGGTCGTCGGCCAGGGCGTAGTAGAACCACGGCAGCCAGCCGGCCGCCACGGCGAGCAGCACGGCCCCGGCCCGCCAGTCGCGCCGGGCGCTGTACCAGGCGACCAGGGCGAGCACGGCCAGGAGGGCGCCGTACCAGAGGGCGGGGGTGCCGACGCCGAGCACGGCCTGCGAGCAGGCGCTCGCGCCGCACGCGGACGGCGGCAGGTTCGGCGGGTAGTAGAACGAGACCGGGCGTAACAGCAGCGGCCACGACCAGGGCTCCGACATGTACGGGTGGTACTCCCGCAGCCCGCTGTGGTAGCCGAGCACCTGGAACTGGTAGCCGAGCCAGGAGCGCAGCGAGTCGAAGACGAAGTAGAACGGCCCGGACGAGGTGGCCCGCGCCCAGTCGCGCCCCCAGCCGAGCGGGCTCGCGAACCAGCCGGCCCAGCTCGCCAGCAGCACCGCCGCGGGCAGGAGGCCCATCGCGGCCGCCCCGCCGGGCAGGTCCCGCGCCAGCGTCGCCCGGTACGGCCGCCGCGCGCCCAGCACGCGCCTGGCCCCGGCGTCCCACATGAGCGACAGCACGGCGAACGCGATGAGGAAGAAGATCCCCGACCATTTGACCGAGCAGGCCGCGCCGAGGCAGGCCCCGGCCGCCAGGCGCCACGGCCGGAGTCCGGGCCGCGGGTCCGGCCCGCCGGGCTCGAAGAGGGCGAGCAGCCGCTCGCGGGTGCGGTCCCTGTCCACGACGAGGCAGGCGAACCCGGCGAGCACCCAGAACATGAGGAAGACGTCCAGCAGCGCGGTCCTGGAGAGCACCAGGTGCAGGCCGTCCAGGGCGAGCAGCAGCCCGGCGAGGCAGCCGAGCAGCGTGGAGCGGGTCATCCGGCGCGCCGCCCGGGCCAGCACCAGGATCGACAGCGTGCCGGCCAGCGCCGCGCTGAAGCGCCAGCCGAACGGCGTCATGCCGAACAGCCACTCGCCCACGGCGATCATCCACTTGCCGAGCGGCGGGTGGGCGACGAACGCGGCGCAGTCGGCGGGCTCGGCGCAGTGCCGGAAGATGTCGAGGTTGCCGGCGATGAGGTTACGGTCGGCGACGGGGTTCTTGGCGTCGCCCTGCATGGCCCGCTCGACGCCGTGGCGCAGCAGCGAGTAGGCGTCCTTGGCGTAGTAGGTCTCGTCGAAGACCACGGCCCTCGGGACGTCGAGCCGGGCGAAGCGGAGCACGCCGCCGAAGACGGCGACGAGGAGCGGGCCGAGCCATCCCGCGAGGGCGGAGCCCGGCATCGGAGGGACCAGCCGCTGCCGCGAGACGCCCCAGTTGCTCACGAAGCGCACTATAGGCGCTTGTGAACCAGCTCATACAGCTCCCTCTTGGGCAGGCCCGCCTCCTTGGCGACGTCGGCGATGGCGAGCTTGCGCTGGACGCCCTCGGCGACCCGCCGCTCCACCTCGGCGACCAGGTCGTCGGGGTCGCGCTCGACCGCCGCGGGATCGTGCCCGGCCACCACGACGGTGATCTCGCCCTTGACGCCGCCGGCCGCCCACTCGGCCAGCTCGGCGAGCCCGCCGCGGCGGATCTCCTCGTAGGTCTTGGTCAGCTCGCGGCACACGGCGGCCGGCCGGTCGGCGCCGAACGCCCCGGCCATCGCCTTCAGCGACTCCGCGAGCCGGTGGGGGGCCTCGAAGAAGACCATCGTGCGCTCCTCGGCGGCCAGCGCGGCGAGCCGGCGGGAGCGCTCGCCCGGCTTGCGCGGCGGGAAGCCCTCGAAGCAGAACCGGTCGCTGGGCAGCCCCGACACGGCGAGCGCGGTGGTGACGGCGCTCGGGCCGGGCAGCGCGGTGACCGTGACGCCGGCCTCGACGGCGAGGCGGGTCAGGCGGTAGCCGGGGTCGGAGACGCCCGGCATGCCGGCGTCGGTGATGACGACGACCGTGCGGCCCTCCTTCAGGCTCTCCAGCAGCTCCTGGGCGCGGGCGGCCTCGTTCTGGTCGTAGTAGGACACGACCCGGCCGGTGATCTCCACCTCCAGGTCGGCCGCCAGCCGGCGCAGCCGCCGGGTGTCCTCG encodes:
- the rsmI gene encoding 16S rRNA (cytidine(1402)-2'-O)-methyltransferase, with protein sequence MTGDGRLVLAGAPIGRTGDVSPRLREALGRADVVAAEDTRRLRRLAADLEVEITGRVVSYYDQNEAARAQELLESLKEGRTVVVITDAGMPGVSDPGYRLTRLAVEAGVTVTALPGPSAVTTALAVSGLPSDRFCFEGFPPRKPGERSRRLAALAAEERTMVFFEAPHRLAESLKAMAGAFGADRPAAVCRELTKTYEEIRRGGLAELAEWAAGGVKGEITVVVAGHDPAAVERDPDDLVAEVERRVAEGVQRKLAIADVAKEAGLPKRELYELVHKRL
- a CDS encoding dolichyl-phosphate-mannose--protein mannosyltransferase; this encodes MPGSALAGWLGPLLVAVFGGVLRFARLDVPRAVVFDETYYAKDAYSLLRHGVERAMQGDAKNPVADRNLIAGNLDIFRHCAEPADCAAFVAHPPLGKWMIAVGEWLFGMTPFGWRFSAALAGTLSILVLARAARRMTRSTLLGCLAGLLLALDGLHLVLSRTALLDVFLMFWVLAGFACLVVDRDRTRERLLALFEPGGPDPRPGLRPWRLAAGACLGAACSVKWSGIFFLIAFAVLSLMWDAGARRVLGARRPYRATLARDLPGGAAAMGLLPAAVLLASWAGWFASPLGWGRDWARATSSGPFYFVFDSLRSWLGYQFQVLGYHSGLREYHPYMSEPWSWPLLLRPVSFYYPPNLPPSACGASACSQAVLGVGTPALWYGALLAVLALVAWYSARRDWRAGAVLLAVAAGWLPWFYYALADDRTMYLFYLLPVVPFMVLAVVLAAGLLLGPGGAPGGRRAVGAAVTGAFALVVLVDFWWLYPVLTAETITHAEWWARMLMRSWVTVAPR